A region of the Paraburkholderia flava genome:
CTGTCGCGTAACGAAATCTCGCTCGCGAACGGCGATCTGCAGATGGATCTCGACGATGCAGCGAACGGCGGCCTGACGCTCAAGCCGGTGTTCCTCGCAGCCGCTCCCGGCGGCCAGCCGACGACGTTCCAGCTGCCGTACGCAATCGGCCTGCTGAAGAACGGTCCGAACCCGGCCGAAGGCAAGAAGCTGATCGATTACCTGATGTCGACCGACGTGCAGTCGAAGGTGCCGGACATCTTTGGTATCCCGGGTCGTACGGACGTGCCGCTCGCTGGCAAGAACGGCGCGGCTGTGAAGCAGGCGATCGCCGGCGTGAAGCTGATCCCGGTCGACTGGAACCAGGTGATGACGAAGAAGGCGGACTGGACCGCGCGCTGGAAGAACGACGTGATCGGCAATTCGGGCAAGCAGCTCGAAGTCGTGAAGCCGAAGTAAGCATCGCATCACAACTCGTTCCAAAGTATTGCCAGCAGGAGGATGAACCCGGTGAACACAGCTAGTCTTGCTCAGCCCGGCGCGCTCGGCGCCGTTCCGGCGGCGCTCGGCGATGCGCGGTCGGAGGCGCCGGCCGGCGTCGAGATCGAGCATCTGACGGTGCGCTTCGGTACGCGCACCGTGCTCGACGATCTATCGCTGACGATCGAGCGCGGCGAACTGCTGACCGTGCTCGGTCGCAGCGGCTGCGGCAAGACGACGCTGCTGCGTTTCATCGCCGGGTTCATCGAGGCGGACGGGCTGGCCGGCACCTTGACGGTGGCCGGCCGCGATCTCACGCACGTACCGCCGCATCGGCGCAATCTGGGGCTGCTGTTCCAGAGCTATGCGCTGTTTCCACATCTGTCCGTCTTCGAGAACGTTGCGTTCGGTCTGCGCGCGCGGCGCACGCCCGCGAAGGAAATCGCGCGGCGCGTCGCTGATGCGCTGAAGCTCGTGCAGCTCGGCGATTCCGGCCATGTGATGCCCGCGCAACTGTCCGGCGGCATGCAGCAGCGCGTCGCGCTGGCGCGTGCGCTCGTGATCGAACCCGACGTACTACTGCTCGACGAACCGTTGTCCGCGCTCGACGCCAATCTGCGCGCGTCGGTGCGCTCCGAACTGAAGGCGTTGCATGAGCGCCTGCCTAATCTGACGATCGTCTGCGTCACGCACGACCAGGACGACGCACTCGTGCTGTCCGATCGCACGCTGCTGATGCGCGAGGGGCGCATCGCGCAGCTCGGCACGCCGCAGCAACTGTACGACACGCCGGAAGACGCGTTCGTCGCGCGTTATCTCGGCGCGGCGAATCTGCTGCCGCCGCAAGTCGCATTTCCGCTCGACGATATGCGCCACGCGGAACGCGATCGCGTTGCGTGTCTGCGTCCCGAGAGTCTGCGGATCGTGCCGCTCGGCGAAGGGCAACTGCACGGCACGATCGCGTCGGTCGAGTGGTACGGCGCGGTGCTGTCCGTGTCGGTCGTGCTCGACGCGATGCCGAACGAACCCGTGCTCGTCACGATGCAGCGCGGCCACGGCATGAACCCGGAAAAGGGCGCACGCGTTTCACTGCGATACGAGGCAGACGATGTCGTCCTTATCCGCGCCTGACGGTCATGACGCGCTGATCGCCGCCGATGCACGGCGCGCGGCGACCGCAGCGTCGCATGCGGCCGCGAAGCGACGGCGCGAGCGTGTCGCACAATGGCATCTGCTGTTTCTCGCGGTGTGCGTGCTCGGGCCGCTGGTGATTTATCCGCTGGTGCGGCTCGTGCTGCTGAGCTTCACCGGTGCACACGGTTTGAGCGCGCATGCGTACGCGACGTTCTTCCAGAATCCGGACACGCGCGGCGTGATCGGCACGACGCTGTGGATTCTCTTCGCGAGCGCCGGGCTGGCGTCGCTGCTCGGCGTCGGGATCGCGGCGCTGCTGTTCTTCAAACCGTTTCCGGGCGCGCGGCTCGTCACGCGTTTTCTCGAACTGTTCGTCGCGTTTCCATCATTTCTGGTCGCGTTCACGCTGATCTTTCTGTACGGCTCGCAAGGGTCGGTCAGCATCGGTTTGCAGCGGCTCTTTCATCTCGATGCGCCGCCGCTCGATTTTCTGTTCGGCATCGGCGGCGTGATTCTCGCGGAAGTCGTGTTCTATGCGCCGTTCGTCGTGCGCCCGACACTCGCGTCGTTCGCGACGCTCGACATGCGTCTCGTCGAAGCGGCGCGCAGTCTCGGCGCACACGGCTGGATGGTCGCGTTTCGCGTGATCCTGCCGCTCGCGTGGCCGGGCATCGCTGCGGGCACGATCCTCTGTTTCCTGCTGACGCTCAACGAGTTCGGCATTCTGCTGGTGCTCGGTAGCGCGCATCTGATCACGTTGCCGGTTGCGATCTACAGCTCGGCGACCGTCGATCTCGATCTGCCGACTGCCGCTGCGGGTGCCGTCGTGATGCTGGCGATGTCGTTGTCGCTGTACGCGCTGTATCGAGCGGTGAACAAGCGCAAGGCTGGAGGAGCGAAGTAATGGCCGTCGATCTCGACCCCACCGTGCTGCCGCCGTTGCATCCGCGCGCGCGTCCTGTGCGGCGTAGTTTTGCCGTGCGTCTGCTGGGCAGCGTGCTGCTCGCGCTTGCCGCGCTGCTGTGCGTCTGGCTGTTCGTGTTGCCGGTGGTCGTCGTTGCGCTGTCGAGCGTCGCGGCGCACTGGTCGGGCACGATCCTGCCCGACGGATTCAGCATGCGCTGGTTCGAGCGTCTCGGTCAGAGCGATTTCGACGCGCTGACGACGAGCCTCGAAATCGGCTTCGGCGTCGCGGTGCTCGGCACCGTGCTAGGCCTGTGGCTCGCGCTTGCACTCGAAGGGCGCGACCGGCGCGGGCTCGGCGCGCTCGTCGATACGATCGCGATGATGCCGAACGGCGTGCCGAGCGTCGTGCTCGGGCTCGCGGTGCTGATCGCGTATCACAAGAAGCCGGTCGATCTGTCGAGCTCGGCGGCGATCGTCGTGTTCGTGCAGCTCGCGCTCGTGCTGCCGTTCTGTTATCGCTGCGCAGCTGCCGCGTTGCGTCCCGAGCTGACCGTATTACGCGAAGCGGCGGCGAGCCTGGGTGCGCCGCCGTCGATGGTGTTGCGCCGGGTCGTGCTGCCGCAACTCGTGCCGGCGATCCGCGCGAGTCTCGCGCTGGGCTTCGCGCTGTCGCTCGGCGAGCTGGGCGCGACGTTGACCGTCTATCCGCCGGGTTTCGCCACCGTGCCGATCGTCGTGGTCGGCCAGGTCGAGCGGGGCTACTACCTGCCGGCCTCGGCGCTGTCTTTGATCTTGCTGCTGGTGTCGCTTGCCGCGCTATCACTGATCGCCGCGCGCGTGCCGCGCCGGCGCGCGGACTGAACCCGCTTTTCTGATTTTTCGAGGTGTGCCTGAACGCGACACCACACACATATCGATGTGGCAATTTTTGTCGAAATGACCGAAAATATGCAAAACGCCGCTGAGAGCCCAAGTTCCGATTCCTCCGTCGATCCGCTCGACGTCGTACGTAGCCAGTCGCTCACCGCGCTGGTTCGCGACGAGATCGAGCGCTGCATCGTTGAGGGCACGCTGGCGCCCGGCGACAAGCTGACCGAAGCCGATTGGGCCGCGCGTCTGCAGGTGTCGCGCGGGCCGGTGCGCGAAGCGTTTCGCGCGCTGGAGCAGGCGGGTCTGGTGCGCAACGAGAAGAACCGCGGGGTGTTCGTACGCGTGGTGACGCTCGAGGAAGCGGACGAGATTTATGCGGTGCGCGCGCTGCTCGAAGAGGCGGCATGCCGGATGCTCGCAGCAACGATCGACGCGCGGCAACTCGCGGTGCTGCGGGCTCATGTCGATGCGATGCGCGACGCGCTCGCTGCGCAGGATCGCGATGCGTATGCGCGGTCGAACGTCGCGTTTCACGACGCGCTGGTCGCGCAGGCGGGCAACGGCAAGCTGTACGAGACGTATCGACGGCTCGTCGGCGAATTGAGTCTGTTTCGTCGTGCGGCACTCGTCGTGCATGACGACACGATGGAGCGGTCGCTTGCCGAGCATCGCGCGATCTTGACGGCGCTCGCCTCGCGCGATGCCGCGCTCGCGGCGACGCTGATGCATGCGCACGTGAACGGTGGCCGTGAACGCGTGCACGAAGCTTGTGAACCGGCTGGACAGCGGGCTGAGAAGAGGCCGCTGCCGGCCACGATCGATGAACCGCGCACCTGACGCTCGACCGATGGTGCGCATGGACGGAACCGATGCTTACTCATACCGAACGCACCATTGAAGTCAACGGCCGACGCTACGGGCTGCCGAAGCAACCGACGGTCGTCGTCTGCGTCGATGGCTGCGAATACGATTACCTCGAAGCGGCGGTCGCCGCCGGCGTCGCGCCGTTCATCGGCAAGATGTTGCACGGCGGCGCGGCATTCAAGGCCGACTGCGTGATTCCGTCGTTCACCAATCCGAACAACCTGTCGATCGTGTGCGGCGTGCCGCCGTCGGTGCACGGCATCTGCGGCAATTACTTCTGGGATCCGCAGGCGAACGGCGGCGCGGGCGCGGAAGTGATGATGAACGACCCTGCTTATCTGCGTGCCGGCACACTGCTCGCGGCGGCGGCAGAGGCGGGCGCATCGGTGGCGGTCGTCACGGCGAAGGACAAGCTGCGTCGATTGCTCGGCTGGCAGCTCGACGGGATCTGTTTCTCCGCGGAAAAAGCCGATGCGGCGACGCGCGACGAAAACGGCATCGACGGCGTGCTTGAGGTGGTTGGTTTGCCGGTGCCCGATGTGTACAGCGCGGGTCTGTCGGAATTCGTGTTCGCGGCGGGCGTGCGGCTCGCGCAGACGCGGCAGCTCGATCTGATGTACCTGTCGACCACCGATTACGTCCAGCACAAATGGGCGCCGGGCACCGAAGGCGCCAACGCGTTCTACGCGATGATGGACGGCTATCTCGCGCAGCTCGACGCGCTCGGCTGGGTGATCGGACTCACCGCCGATCACGGGATGAACGCGAAACACGACCCCGCGACGGGCGAGCCGAACGTGATCTATCTGCAGGACGTGATGGACGAATGGCTCGGTGCGCGCGCCGCACGCGTGATTCTGCCGATCACCGATCCGTATGTCGTGCATCACGGCGCGCTCGGCTCGTTCGCGACGATCTATCTGCCGTCCGGCGCCGATGCTGGTGCGGTGATCGAACGGCTGCGCGGGATCGACGGCATCGAGACGGTGCTCGACAACCACGCTGCGTGCGAGCAGTTCGAATTGCCGAACGATCGCGTCGGCGATGTCGTCGTGGTCGGGACGCGGCACGTGGCGCTCGGCACGCGTGCGGACGAGCACGATCTGTCGGGGCTGACCGTGCCGCTGCGTTCGCATGGCGGCGTGTCGGAGCAGACCGTGCCGCTGATTTTCAACCGGTCGGTGTCCGGCATCGAGCCGGGCAGGCGACTGCGCAACTTCGACGTGTTCGATCTTGCGTTGAATCACGTGGCGGCATCATGAACGCGATCCTGACCGACCATCCTGCGTTTCGCGAAGAAGCGTTGCGTCTGTGCGGCGAACGGGCGGTGCGCGAACGCGTGATCGATGTGTTCGATCCGTACACGGGCATGCGCGTCGGCACGGTGCCGCGCGCGAGCGTCGACGATGTGCGCGCGGCATTCGAATATGCCGGCGCGTATCAGGCGAAGCTCACGCGCTATGAGCGCTCGCAAATTCTCGAACGCGCGGCTGCGCTACTGCGCGAACGCCTGGAGGTCGCGTCGGATCTGATCTCGCTCGAGTCCGGTTTGTCGAAGCAGGATTCGCGCTACGAAATCGGCCGCGTCGCCGATGTGCTCAAGTTCGCGTCGATCGAAGTGCTGCGCGACGACGGTCAAAGTTTTTCGTGCGATCTGACGCCGCACGGCAAGACGCGTCGCGTGTTTACGCAGCGCGAGCCGCTTGCCGGTGTGATCGTCGCGATCACGCCGTTCAATCACCCGATGAACCAGGTCGCGCACAAGATTGCGCCGTCGATCGCGACGAATAATCGCGTGATCCTGAAGCCGTCGGAGAAGGTGCCGCTGTCGGCGTGCTATCTCGCCGACATCCTGTACGAGGCCGGATTGCCCGCGCCGATGCTGCAGGTACTGACCGGCGACCCGCAAGAAATCGCCGACGAACTGCTGATGCATCCGCTCGCCGAACTCGTGACGTTCACCGGCGGCGTGGCGATCGGCAAGTACATCGCGGCGAAGGCGGGCTATCGGCGCGTGGTGCTCGAACTGGGCGGTAACGATCCGCTGATCGTGCTCGAGGACGCGGATCTCGAACGCGCAGCTTCGCTTGCCGCGCAGGGCTCGTACAAGAATTCCGGCCAGCGCTGCACGGCGGTCAAGCGGATCCTCGTCCAGAAGAGCATCGTCGCGCCGTTCACCGAACTGCTCGTCGAGAAGACGCGTGCGTGGTCGTACGGCAATCCATTCGACGGTGCGAACCAGATGGGGACGGTGATCGATGCGGCGGCCGCACGGCTGTTCGAGACGCGCGTCAACGAAGCGGTCGCGCAGGGCGCGCGGCTGCTCGCCGGCAATACACGTGACGGCGCGCTGTATGCACCGACGGTGCTCGATCGCGTGGAGCCGTCGATGACGCTCGTGCGCGAGGAAACGTTCGGCCCGGTGTCGCCGATCCTCACGTTCGATACGCTTGACGACGCGATCCGTATCAGCAACGGCACGCCGTTCGGTTTGTCGTCGGGGGTGTGCACGAACCGGCAGGACGCGATTACGCGCTTCGTCAACGAGCTGCGCGTCGGCACGGTCAACGTGTGGGAAGTACCGGGCTACCGGGTCGAACTGACGCCGTTCGGCGGCATCAAGGATTCTGGGCTCGGATACAAGGAAGGGGTTCAGGAAGCGATGAAGAGCTTTACGAACCTGAAGACGTTTTCGTTGCCTTGGGAGTAAGTGAATGGCTTTAAGTCTTGACGATATTCGTGGGTTGTTCGAGCAGTACGGCAGTCTGTCTTACAGCGGCGAACCGGTGACGCAGCTCGAACACGCGTTGCAAAGCGGTGCGCTTGCCGAAGAAGAAGACGCCGGCGATGAACTGGTCGTCGCTGCGTTTCTGCACGACCTCGGGCATCTGCTGAACCGCAAGGGCGAGACGCCCAGCGCGCGCGGTGTCGACGATCTGCACCAGTACTTCGCATTGCCGTTTCTGCGCGCGATCCTACCGGAAGCGGTGCTTGAGCCGATCCGGCTGCATGTCGACGCCAAGCGTTGTCTGTGCGCGATCGATCCGGAGTATTTCGGCAA
Encoded here:
- the phnY gene encoding phosphonoacetaldehyde dehydrogenase is translated as MNAILTDHPAFREEALRLCGERAVRERVIDVFDPYTGMRVGTVPRASVDDVRAAFEYAGAYQAKLTRYERSQILERAAALLRERLEVASDLISLESGLSKQDSRYEIGRVADVLKFASIEVLRDDGQSFSCDLTPHGKTRRVFTQREPLAGVIVAITPFNHPMNQVAHKIAPSIATNNRVILKPSEKVPLSACYLADILYEAGLPAPMLQVLTGDPQEIADELLMHPLAELVTFTGGVAIGKYIAAKAGYRRVVLELGGNDPLIVLEDADLERAASLAAQGSYKNSGQRCTAVKRILVQKSIVAPFTELLVEKTRAWSYGNPFDGANQMGTVIDAAAARLFETRVNEAVAQGARLLAGNTRDGALYAPTVLDRVEPSMTLVREETFGPVSPILTFDTLDDAIRISNGTPFGLSSGVCTNRQDAITRFVNELRVGTVNVWEVPGYRVELTPFGGIKDSGLGYKEGVQEAMKSFTNLKTFSLPWE
- a CDS encoding phosphonate utilization associated transcriptional regulator, which encodes MTENMQNAAESPSSDSSVDPLDVVRSQSLTALVRDEIERCIVEGTLAPGDKLTEADWAARLQVSRGPVREAFRALEQAGLVRNEKNRGVFVRVVTLEEADEIYAVRALLEEAACRMLAATIDARQLAVLRAHVDAMRDALAAQDRDAYARSNVAFHDALVAQAGNGKLYETYRRLVGELSLFRRAALVVHDDTMERSLAEHRAILTALASRDAALAATLMHAHVNGGRERVHEACEPAGQRAEKRPLPATIDEPRT
- a CDS encoding 2-aminoethylphosphonate ABC transporter permease subunit, producing the protein MSSLSAPDGHDALIAADARRAATAASHAAAKRRRERVAQWHLLFLAVCVLGPLVIYPLVRLVLLSFTGAHGLSAHAYATFFQNPDTRGVIGTTLWILFASAGLASLLGVGIAALLFFKPFPGARLVTRFLELFVAFPSFLVAFTLIFLYGSQGSVSIGLQRLFHLDAPPLDFLFGIGGVILAEVVFYAPFVVRPTLASFATLDMRLVEAARSLGAHGWMVAFRVILPLAWPGIAAGTILCFLLTLNEFGILLVLGSAHLITLPVAIYSSATVDLDLPTAAAGAVVMLAMSLSLYALYRAVNKRKAGGAK
- the phnT gene encoding 2-aminoethylphosphonate ABC transport system ATP-binding subunit PhnT; this translates as MNTASLAQPGALGAVPAALGDARSEAPAGVEIEHLTVRFGTRTVLDDLSLTIERGELLTVLGRSGCGKTTLLRFIAGFIEADGLAGTLTVAGRDLTHVPPHRRNLGLLFQSYALFPHLSVFENVAFGLRARRTPAKEIARRVADALKLVQLGDSGHVMPAQLSGGMQQRVALARALVIEPDVLLLDEPLSALDANLRASVRSELKALHERLPNLTIVCVTHDQDDALVLSDRTLLMREGRIAQLGTPQQLYDTPEDAFVARYLGAANLLPPQVAFPLDDMRHAERDRVACLRPESLRIVPLGEGQLHGTIASVEWYGAVLSVSVVLDAMPNEPVLVTMQRGHGMNPEKGARVSLRYEADDVVLIRA
- the phnV gene encoding 2-aminoethylphosphonate ABC transport system, membrane component PhnV; the protein is MAVDLDPTVLPPLHPRARPVRRSFAVRLLGSVLLALAALLCVWLFVLPVVVVALSSVAAHWSGTILPDGFSMRWFERLGQSDFDALTTSLEIGFGVAVLGTVLGLWLALALEGRDRRGLGALVDTIAMMPNGVPSVVLGLAVLIAYHKKPVDLSSSAAIVVFVQLALVLPFCYRCAAAALRPELTVLREAAASLGAPPSMVLRRVVLPQLVPAIRASLALGFALSLGELGATLTVYPPGFATVPIVVVGQVERGYYLPASALSLILLLVSLAALSLIAARVPRRRAD
- the phnA gene encoding phosphonoacetate hydrolase, with translation MLTHTERTIEVNGRRYGLPKQPTVVVCVDGCEYDYLEAAVAAGVAPFIGKMLHGGAAFKADCVIPSFTNPNNLSIVCGVPPSVHGICGNYFWDPQANGGAGAEVMMNDPAYLRAGTLLAAAAEAGASVAVVTAKDKLRRLLGWQLDGICFSAEKADAATRDENGIDGVLEVVGLPVPDVYSAGLSEFVFAAGVRLAQTRQLDLMYLSTTDYVQHKWAPGTEGANAFYAMMDGYLAQLDALGWVIGLTADHGMNAKHDPATGEPNVIYLQDVMDEWLGARAARVILPITDPYVVHHGALGSFATIYLPSGADAGAVIERLRGIDGIETVLDNHAACEQFELPNDRVGDVVVVGTRHVALGTRADEHDLSGLTVPLRSHGGVSEQTVPLIFNRSVSGIEPGRRLRNFDVFDLALNHVAAS
- a CDS encoding phosphonate degradation HD-domain oxygenase, encoding MALSLDDIRGLFEQYGSLSYSGEPVTQLEHALQSGALAEEEDAGDELVVAAFLHDLGHLLNRKGETPSARGVDDLHQYFALPFLRAILPEAVLEPIRLHVDAKRCLCAIDPEYFGKLSPDSVRSLELQGGIFSDEDAQTFLRKPYAEDALRVRRWDDRAKIANRVTPDIGHFLDVVGGVMERHVPA